A genome region from Thermococcus onnurineus NA1 includes the following:
- a CDS encoding Rossmann-like domain-containing protein, with protein sequence MLLRKFKKKALKLVDEDFRVLDFSFGLPYTYVLIEGRRGKALGVAMTLPEEVQRYENSIEEPSLEAFIEKADSLNIIERAFGLAAINAVSQYHIDLSDAKWIDAVELLDESIEKVAVIGNMPPIVKALRERGFELYIFERNPKLWDRNTFSDALEYWLLPEVDAVMASATCILNGTIDMLLDRAKNARIFLLTGPTGQVLPEFFKGTGVTHIASMKVVNVENAILQLKLGCFRGFSNESKKYVVEP encoded by the coding sequence ATGCTACTGAGGAAATTTAAGAAAAAGGCCCTAAAACTAGTTGACGAGGATTTCAGAGTCTTAGATTTTTCATTTGGCCTGCCGTATACCTACGTCCTCATCGAGGGCAGAAGGGGAAAGGCCCTTGGAGTCGCAATGACCCTGCCGGAGGAGGTACAAAGGTACGAGAACTCCATCGAGGAGCCCTCTCTGGAGGCGTTCATAGAAAAAGCCGACAGCCTGAACATCATCGAGAGAGCCTTCGGCTTAGCAGCGATAAACGCCGTCTCTCAATATCACATCGACCTGAGCGATGCAAAGTGGATCGACGCCGTGGAGTTGCTCGATGAGAGTATTGAAAAGGTCGCAGTTATTGGAAACATGCCTCCCATAGTCAAAGCCCTGCGTGAAAGGGGCTTTGAGCTCTACATCTTCGAGCGCAACCCGAAGCTCTGGGACAGGAACACCTTCAGCGATGCCCTTGAGTACTGGCTTCTGCCAGAAGTCGATGCAGTAATGGCAAGTGCAACCTGCATCCTGAACGGAACCATCGACATGCTGCTTGACAGGGCTAAAAACGCCAGAATCTTCCTCTTGACCGGTCCAACGGGCCAGGTTCTTCCAGAGTTCTTTAAGGGCACAGGGGTAACGCACATAGCCTCGATGAAGGTTGTGAACGTCGAAAATGCAATACTCCAGCTGAAACTTGGCTGCTTCAGGGGATTCTCCAACGAGAGCAAGAAGTACGTCGTTGAACCTTGA
- a CDS encoding MFS transporter — translation MSQRVSVAVRNAMVSNRYRYVPRMPRWFYSFVPFKVATGGSSALVSLYLLELGGNASTVGLTFALASLASMLGALFWGKLSDRTLRRKPFILLGFASVPLFLTLMALARTPAQLIAINTAYAFFLASTLSVPIALVLRSVRKHSWDYGIGKFNEISGWGWVLGLVLGFGLSRFLTIPQLFVAFALFGLPSVFMAQRMIREVPIYVNRKAIRVFGNYVIEKARYFPSFILHTNFSLPEGLKRFYISFLLFWIAAGLYFPQVPVLLTENGFTREIIYLALIVNSTIAALNYTSVGTSMGENKEGTLRKGLLIRTGAFVAITVGALISPALLPLAFVSYALAGYSWTFIGVSSTAIVSENAGEKENGSAMGTYNVVSSAGYITGSALGGWIVATAGFGTAFGLGLVLLGGSIALLRK, via the coding sequence ATGAGTCAGAGAGTTTCGGTTGCGGTTAGAAACGCAATGGTCTCGAACCGCTACCGCTACGTCCCCAGGATGCCGCGGTGGTTTTACTCTTTCGTGCCCTTCAAGGTAGCCACAGGTGGAAGCTCCGCCTTGGTCAGCCTCTACCTCCTTGAGCTGGGTGGGAATGCCTCGACCGTCGGTCTTACTTTCGCACTGGCGAGCTTGGCATCGATGCTCGGCGCTCTCTTCTGGGGAAAGCTCAGCGATAGGACTCTGAGGAGGAAACCCTTTATACTGCTCGGCTTCGCGAGCGTGCCGCTCTTCCTAACGCTGATGGCACTGGCGAGAACTCCTGCACAGCTCATAGCAATAAACACCGCCTACGCATTCTTCCTTGCATCGACGCTTTCCGTGCCGATAGCCCTGGTTTTAAGAAGCGTCAGAAAGCACAGCTGGGACTACGGTATAGGGAAGTTTAACGAGATAAGCGGCTGGGGCTGGGTGCTCGGTCTAGTTCTCGGCTTTGGCCTGTCAAGGTTTCTCACGATTCCCCAGCTGTTCGTGGCATTCGCCCTCTTCGGTCTGCCATCTGTGTTCATGGCCCAGAGGATGATACGGGAGGTCCCGATATATGTCAACAGAAAAGCCATAAGAGTATTCGGCAACTATGTCATCGAGAAGGCTCGCTACTTCCCTAGCTTCATCCTCCACACCAATTTCAGCCTTCCAGAGGGTCTGAAAAGGTTCTACATATCGTTTCTGCTCTTCTGGATAGCGGCAGGACTGTATTTCCCGCAGGTCCCCGTGCTCCTTACGGAGAACGGCTTCACTAGGGAAATCATTTACCTTGCCCTGATCGTCAACTCCACCATAGCGGCCCTCAACTACACCAGCGTCGGGACGAGTATGGGTGAAAACAAGGAAGGAACGCTTAGAAAAGGCCTCCTTATCAGAACAGGGGCGTTCGTAGCAATCACCGTCGGCGCGCTGATCTCTCCGGCACTGCTCCCCCTGGCGTTCGTCTCATACGCCCTGGCTGGCTACTCCTGGACCTTCATAGGTGTTTCATCGACGGCCATAGTTAGTGAAAATGCCGGTGAAAAGGAAAATGGAAGCGCTATGGGGACCTACAACGTTGTAAGCTCTGCTGGTTACATCACGGGAAGCGCCCTCGGCGGCTGGATTGTAGCCACTGCAGGCTTTGGAACAGCTTTTGGCCTTGGCTTAGTGCTCCTTGGGGGAAGCATCGCGCTATTGAGGAAATGA
- the cdr gene encoding CoA-disulfide reductase has protein sequence MKKTVVIIGGGAAGMSAASRIKRLKPEWDVKVFEATEWVSHAPCGVPYVVEGISPKEKLMHYPPEVFIKKRGIDLHMKAEVIEVEEGSVRVREEDGEHTYEWDYLVFANGASPHVPPIEGLELEGVFTADLPPDAVAIRDYIEKNKVENVVIIGTGYIAIEMAEAFVAQGKNVTLIGRSERVLRKTFDKEITDIVEEKLKAHLNLRLQELTMRIEGDGRVEKVVTDASEYPADLVIIATGIKPNTELAKQLGVRTGETGAIWTNEKMQTSVENVYAAGDVAETRHIITGRRVWIPLAPSGNKMGYVAGSNIAGKEITFPGVLGTSITKFLDLEIGKTGLTEAEAIKEGYDVRTAFIKAKTRPHYYPGAKEIHLKGVVDNETNRLLGVQAVGGEILPRIDAAAAMIQAGFTTKDVFFTDLAYAPPFAPVWDPLIVLARVLKF, from the coding sequence ATGAAGAAGACAGTCGTTATCATAGGTGGTGGAGCAGCTGGAATGAGCGCTGCATCTCGCATCAAGCGCCTGAAGCCGGAATGGGACGTTAAGGTCTTTGAAGCAACAGAATGGGTCAGCCACGCTCCCTGCGGAGTTCCATACGTGGTAGAAGGAATCTCGCCGAAGGAGAAGCTCATGCACTATCCACCGGAGGTTTTCATTAAGAAGCGTGGCATAGACCTTCACATGAAGGCAGAGGTAATAGAGGTCGAAGAGGGTTCTGTGAGGGTTCGCGAGGAAGACGGGGAACACACCTACGAGTGGGATTACCTCGTCTTCGCCAACGGTGCTTCTCCTCATGTTCCACCCATAGAGGGACTCGAGCTAGAGGGAGTTTTCACTGCAGATCTCCCTCCGGATGCCGTTGCGATAAGAGATTACATTGAGAAGAACAAGGTTGAAAACGTCGTCATCATTGGAACGGGCTACATAGCCATCGAGATGGCCGAGGCCTTTGTCGCCCAGGGCAAGAACGTAACGCTCATCGGCAGGAGTGAGCGCGTTCTTAGAAAGACCTTCGACAAGGAGATCACTGACATTGTGGAGGAGAAACTCAAAGCCCACCTCAACCTCCGCCTGCAGGAGCTGACGATGAGGATAGAGGGTGACGGAAGGGTCGAAAAGGTAGTCACCGACGCCTCCGAGTATCCCGCTGACCTTGTTATAATCGCGACGGGCATAAAACCCAACACTGAACTAGCCAAACAGCTTGGAGTTAGAACAGGCGAAACTGGGGCAATCTGGACGAACGAAAAGATGCAGACCAGTGTTGAGAACGTCTATGCCGCTGGAGATGTAGCAGAGACTCGGCATATCATAACCGGCAGGCGCGTGTGGATTCCACTGGCTCCGTCAGGCAATAAGATGGGCTACGTGGCCGGGAGCAACATCGCCGGCAAGGAAATAACCTTCCCGGGTGTCCTTGGTACCAGCATAACCAAGTTCCTTGACCTTGAGATAGGTAAGACCGGTCTCACCGAGGCCGAGGCCATAAAAGAGGGCTACGACGTTAGAACCGCCTTCATAAAGGCGAAGACAAGACCGCACTACTATCCTGGGGCTAAGGAAATCCATCTCAAGGGCGTCGTTGACAACGAGACCAACAGGCTGCTTGGCGTTCAGGCCGTCGGTGGGGAGATACTGCCAAGGATTGACGCTGCAGCGGCCATGATTCAGGCTGGATTCACCACGAAGGATGTTTTCTTCACGGATCTGGCCTACGCGCCACCCTTCGCTCCCGTGTGGGACCCTCTGATAGTCCTAGCTAGGGTTCTGAAGTTCTGA
- a CDS encoding 60S ribosomal export protein NMD3, whose amino-acid sequence MSERFCYRCGISESEGGPLVVGLCQVCFRKENPVLLIEREINTELCQNCGSYKKRGVWVDPSTYELEELIFEVAEGALLEELGDSLDERVRSFEVVSMEELGEINDLPVGAAVVAFQPVDWHIEYFPAIITYEVRVKARIHELQRELHDEVKYVTVYVRQTVCPRCQKFLGGYFEAILQVRAEDRPLTEAERKAIGKLVEEKVDEIMRKDRMGFIQDTIEKEEGLDFYMGSTSSARKLAQAIKERFGGTISEAYELVGMDRLTSKEVYRTSVSIRIPKFQKGDIVEDRRGNVYEVERVDGKGMSLRNLSTNESEHRDWKTVKREGIDWVEYEKSEAMVTSITPNEVQLMDMETYETYELDKPGIDLREGEIYRMVEVRGRKYFLRKKE is encoded by the coding sequence ATGAGTGAGAGGTTCTGCTACAGGTGTGGAATAAGCGAGAGCGAGGGTGGGCCTCTAGTGGTTGGTCTCTGCCAGGTGTGCTTCCGTAAAGAGAACCCTGTCCTGCTCATCGAAAGAGAGATAAACACAGAGCTCTGTCAAAACTGTGGGAGCTACAAGAAGCGAGGGGTGTGGGTTGACCCGAGCACCTACGAGCTTGAGGAGCTTATTTTTGAAGTTGCTGAGGGTGCTCTCCTTGAGGAGCTCGGGGATTCCCTCGATGAACGCGTGAGGAGCTTTGAAGTAGTTTCAATGGAAGAACTTGGAGAAATAAACGATCTCCCGGTTGGAGCGGCAGTAGTAGCCTTCCAGCCGGTGGACTGGCACATCGAGTACTTCCCTGCCATAATAACCTATGAAGTTCGTGTTAAAGCCAGAATCCACGAGCTCCAGCGCGAGCTCCACGATGAGGTCAAGTACGTGACGGTCTACGTCCGCCAGACGGTATGTCCCCGCTGTCAGAAGTTCCTCGGCGGTTACTTTGAGGCTATCCTTCAGGTCAGGGCGGAAGATAGGCCATTAACAGAGGCGGAAAGGAAGGCCATAGGCAAGCTCGTGGAGGAGAAGGTTGACGAGATAATGCGCAAGGACAGGATGGGCTTCATTCAAGATACTATAGAGAAGGAGGAAGGCTTGGACTTCTACATGGGTTCGACTTCGAGTGCCAGAAAGCTTGCCCAGGCAATAAAGGAACGCTTCGGCGGAACAATAAGTGAGGCCTATGAACTCGTGGGCATGGACAGGCTGACGAGTAAGGAAGTCTACCGCACGAGCGTAAGCATTAGAATCCCGAAGTTCCAGAAAGGGGACATAGTTGAAGATAGGCGCGGCAACGTCTATGAAGTTGAGAGGGTCGATGGGAAGGGCATGAGCCTCAGGAACCTTTCGACCAACGAAAGTGAGCACAGGGACTGGAAGACCGTGAAGAGGGAGGGTATAGATTGGGTGGAGTACGAGAAAAGCGAGGCAATGGTGACAAGCATAACCCCAAACGAAGTTCAGCTGATGGATATGGAAACCTATGAGACGTATGAGCTTGACAAGCCAGGCATTGATCTGAGGGAAGGTGAGATATACCGCATGGTGGAGGTCAGGGGCAGGAAGTACTTCCTTAGGAAGAAGGAGTGA